The Iamia majanohamensis genome window below encodes:
- a CDS encoding CarD family transcriptional regulator: MTFKVGDRVVYPHHGAAVIKKKEKIEAFGEKREYLVLQMVHGELTLRVPVDKAEEVGMRPPISRSDVEDLFRLIGKRDVREPANWSRRFKNHQEKMKSGDVYQVAEVVRNLALREAGKGLSTAEKSMLDRARGILVSELSFALDVSEDDALDKLNAGLQ, encoded by the coding sequence GTGACCTTCAAGGTCGGAGACCGCGTCGTCTACCCGCACCACGGTGCCGCGGTCATCAAGAAGAAGGAGAAGATCGAGGCGTTCGGCGAGAAGCGCGAGTACCTCGTCCTCCAGATGGTCCACGGCGAGCTCACCCTCCGGGTGCCGGTCGACAAGGCCGAGGAGGTGGGCATGCGCCCGCCCATCAGCCGCTCCGACGTCGAGGACCTGTTCCGCCTCATCGGCAAGCGCGACGTGCGCGAGCCCGCCAACTGGAGCCGGCGGTTCAAGAACCACCAGGAGAAGATGAAGTCCGGCGACGTCTACCAGGTCGCCGAGGTGGTCCGGAACCTCGCCCTCCGCGAGGCGGGCAAGGGCCTGTCCACGGCCGAGAAGTCGATGCTCGACCGGGCCCGGGGCATCCTCGTGTCCGAGCTCAGCTTCGCCCTCGACGTCTCCGAGGACGACGCCCTCGACAAGCTCAACGCCGGCCTGCAGTAG
- a CDS encoding acyl-CoA desaturase — MSSTTHAIERAPDERVNWVASIPMFLVHGLCLLALVTGVTWQSLVLCAVLYFGRMWFITAGFHRYFSHRAYKTNRVFQFVLAFGGGAAAQKGALWWASHHRDHHRFSDTERDTHSPQKGFWWSHMGWILCDKFKGWDPDSIKDFNKYPELRFLTKHDWIPPWTVGIACYLIAGWPGVVVGFLWSTVLLWHGTFTVNSLAHVMGRRRYATTDTSRNSALIAFWTGGEGWHNNHHYYQAAARNGFFWWEYDPTYYGLKVLSWFGIVRDLKTPPQRVLDGARVRDGSFDMGMFKAHWGKATAALSAHARRAEDDATPAAPVDPALVAQVEHARELVGAGAPAPSATDAPEADASTRREAIEEKMQASRRALEESVRTAMASAEELAHLSKRHRATARAD; from the coding sequence GTGAGCTCCACCACCCACGCCATCGAGCGGGCGCCCGACGAGAGGGTGAACTGGGTCGCCTCGATCCCCATGTTCCTGGTCCACGGGCTGTGCCTGCTGGCCCTCGTCACCGGGGTCACCTGGCAGTCCCTGGTGCTCTGCGCCGTCCTCTACTTCGGGCGCATGTGGTTCATCACCGCCGGGTTCCACCGCTACTTCTCCCACCGGGCCTACAAGACCAACCGGGTCTTCCAGTTCGTCCTCGCCTTCGGCGGCGGCGCCGCGGCCCAGAAGGGCGCCCTGTGGTGGGCCAGCCACCACCGCGACCACCACCGGTTCAGCGACACCGAGCGCGACACCCACTCCCCCCAGAAGGGGTTCTGGTGGAGCCACATGGGCTGGATCCTGTGCGACAAGTTCAAGGGCTGGGACCCGGACTCGATCAAGGACTTCAACAAGTACCCCGAGCTCCGCTTCCTCACCAAGCACGACTGGATCCCGCCGTGGACCGTCGGCATCGCCTGCTACCTCATCGCCGGGTGGCCCGGCGTGGTCGTCGGCTTCCTCTGGTCGACGGTGCTGCTCTGGCACGGCACCTTCACGGTGAACTCGCTGGCCCACGTCATGGGCCGCCGTCGCTACGCCACCACCGACACCAGCCGGAACTCCGCCCTCATCGCCTTCTGGACCGGCGGCGAGGGCTGGCACAACAACCACCACTACTACCAGGCCGCCGCCCGCAACGGCTTCTTCTGGTGGGAGTACGACCCCACCTACTACGGCCTCAAGGTGCTCTCGTGGTTCGGCATCGTGCGCGACCTGAAGACCCCGCCGCAGCGGGTGCTCGACGGCGCCCGCGTGCGCGACGGCTCCTTCGACATGGGCATGTTCAAGGCCCACTGGGGCAAGGCCACCGCCGCCCTGTCGGCCCACGCCCGTCGGGCCGAGGACGACGCGACCCCGGCCGCACCGGTCGACCCCGCCCTGGTCGCCCAGGTCGAGCACGCCCGCGAGCTGGTGGGGGCGGGCGCCCCGGCGCCGAGCGCCACCGACGCCCCCGAGGCCGACGCCTCGACGCGCCGCGAGGCGATCGAGGAGAAGATGCAAGCCAGCCGGCGCGCCCTCGAGGAGAGCGTCCGCACCGCCATGGCCTCGGCCGAGGAGCTGGCCCACCTCTCCAAGCGCCACCGCGCCACCGCCCGCGCCGACTAG
- a CDS encoding ABC transporter permease, with amino-acid sequence MRATFYTALAGAALLTLPAVRAEPLSGAAWLVALALAVLGVVEHRPALTRVAAPVAGVLWLQVALFPLPSGQWAFGLVLGLMGSLVALGMALVYRANRVLNFAQAELGTAPTVLVVGLITFNGLSWWLAVPAGLAAAIALGIVVELAVIRRFTRAPRLILMVATIGLSQLLTFVSIILPRLWGETLVDQDIDVPIDVRLSDGPPALTGDHALALVVVPLVVAALAAFIRFTDVGVAIRAAADSNDRAALLGVPVRRLQTVVWCLATVLSFVGVLLRAGVVGLPVAATLSFGALLTALAALVLGNLTDLVAVGASAVALGLLEQGVLYNASDGLVAPVIGGVIVVGMLVRRLGSSRAASDTTATWRAADEVRPVPAELRHLPEVRWARAGLLAVAAVVVLAFPLLVSPSIQLRGVFIACFVLIAASVVVLTGWAGQVSLGQMSFVAVGAAVGAQATGGWGLDLSLALAMAGVAGALVAVVVGLPALRLRGPFLAVTTLAFALASSRYLLNRSRNSFLYAETLDRPQLFAVIDTTSQQTLYYVALAIAVLGLVAVHNIRTSRTGRVLLALRDNESGAAAYGIAVVRAKLSAFALSGFVAAVAGCVYVHALLGLSEQPFAPEVSFNVFTAAVVGGLGSLGGGVIGALFLYGGRWFLPPDWQLLPSALGVLLVLTFLPGGLGELVFRGRDALLRRVADRRGLVVPSLVADVREDVDPDEVPPLVDAAEHVPEELVP; translated from the coding sequence ATGCGTGCAACCTTCTACACGGCCCTCGCCGGGGCCGCCCTCCTCACCCTCCCGGCCGTGCGGGCGGAGCCCCTCTCGGGCGCGGCGTGGCTGGTCGCCCTGGCCCTCGCCGTGCTCGGCGTGGTGGAGCACCGACCCGCGCTCACCCGGGTGGCGGCGCCGGTCGCCGGGGTGCTCTGGCTCCAGGTCGCGCTGTTCCCCCTGCCGTCGGGGCAGTGGGCCTTCGGCCTGGTGCTCGGGCTCATGGGCTCGCTCGTCGCCCTGGGCATGGCCCTCGTGTACCGGGCCAACCGGGTCCTCAACTTCGCCCAGGCCGAGCTGGGCACCGCGCCCACGGTGCTCGTGGTCGGCCTCATCACCTTCAACGGCCTGAGCTGGTGGCTGGCCGTGCCGGCCGGGCTGGCCGCCGCCATCGCCCTCGGCATCGTGGTCGAGCTGGCCGTGATCCGCCGGTTCACCCGGGCACCCCGCCTCATCCTGATGGTCGCCACCATCGGGCTCTCGCAGCTGCTGACCTTCGTGTCGATCATCCTTCCCCGCCTGTGGGGCGAGACCCTGGTCGACCAGGACATCGACGTGCCCATCGACGTCCGGCTCTCCGACGGCCCGCCCGCCCTCACCGGCGACCACGCCCTCGCCCTCGTGGTCGTGCCGCTCGTGGTCGCCGCCCTGGCCGCCTTCATCCGCTTCACCGACGTCGGCGTGGCCATCCGCGCCGCGGCCGACAGCAACGACCGCGCCGCCCTCCTCGGCGTGCCCGTGCGGCGCCTCCAGACCGTCGTGTGGTGCCTGGCCACCGTGCTCAGCTTCGTCGGCGTCCTGCTGCGCGCCGGCGTGGTCGGGCTCCCCGTCGCCGCCACGCTCAGCTTCGGCGCCCTGCTCACGGCCCTGGCCGCCCTCGTGCTCGGCAACCTCACCGACCTGGTCGCGGTCGGGGCCTCGGCGGTGGCCCTGGGCCTGCTCGAGCAGGGCGTGCTCTACAACGCGTCGGACGGGCTGGTGGCCCCGGTCATCGGCGGGGTGATCGTGGTCGGCATGCTGGTGCGCCGACTGGGGTCGAGCCGGGCGGCGAGCGACACCACCGCCACCTGGCGGGCGGCCGACGAGGTCCGTCCCGTCCCGGCCGAGCTGCGGCACCTGCCCGAGGTGCGGTGGGCCCGCGCCGGGCTCCTCGCCGTCGCCGCCGTCGTGGTGCTGGCGTTCCCGCTGCTCGTGTCGCCCAGCATCCAGCTCCGGGGCGTGTTCATCGCCTGCTTCGTGCTGATCGCGGCGTCGGTGGTGGTGCTCACCGGGTGGGCGGGGCAGGTGTCGCTGGGGCAGATGTCCTTCGTGGCCGTCGGCGCCGCGGTCGGGGCCCAGGCCACGGGAGGCTGGGGCCTCGACCTGTCCCTGGCCCTGGCGATGGCGGGTGTCGCCGGGGCCCTGGTCGCGGTGGTGGTGGGCCTACCCGCGCTGCGCCTGCGCGGACCGTTCCTCGCCGTCACCACCCTCGCGTTCGCCCTGGCCTCGAGCCGCTACCTGCTCAACCGCAGCCGCAACTCGTTCCTCTACGCCGAGACCCTCGACCGCCCCCAGCTGTTCGCCGTGATCGACACCACGAGCCAGCAGACCCTCTACTACGTGGCCCTCGCCATCGCGGTGCTCGGCCTGGTGGCGGTGCACAACATCCGCACCAGCCGCACGGGGCGCGTGCTGCTGGCCCTGCGCGACAACGAGTCCGGCGCCGCGGCCTACGGCATCGCGGTGGTGCGGGCCAAGCTCTCCGCCTTCGCCCTCTCCGGCTTCGTCGCCGCCGTGGCCGGGTGCGTCTACGTCCACGCCCTCCTCGGCCTGAGCGAGCAGCCCTTCGCCCCCGAGGTCAGCTTCAACGTGTTCACCGCCGCCGTCGTCGGCGGGCTCGGGTCCCTCGGCGGGGGGGTGATCGGGGCCCTCTTCCTCTACGGCGGTCGCTGGTTCCTGCCGCCGGACTGGCAGCTGCTCCCGTCGGCCCTCGGGGTGCTCCTCGTGCTCACGTTCCTGCCCGGGGGCCTCGGCGAGCTGGTCTTCCGCGGGCGCGACGCCCTGCTGCGCCGGGTGGCCGACCGCCGGGGACTGGTGGTGCCCAGCCTGGTGGCCGACGTGCGCGAGGACGTCGACCCCGACGAGGTGCCCCCGCTCGTCGACGCCGCCGAGCACGTGCCCGAGGAGCTGGTCCCGTGA